The following are from one region of the Paenalkalicoccus suaedae genome:
- the ftsE gene encoding cell division ATP-binding protein FtsE, whose amino-acid sequence MIEMQDVWKTYPNGVMAINGISIYIKKGEFVYVVGTSGAGKSTFIKMMYREEKPTRGIITIDGTKLATMKEKNIPYLRRKIGVVFQDFKLLPSLTVYENVAFALEVIEEKSANIKKRVMNVLDIVRLKNKARFMPHELSGGEQQRVAIARAIVNNPSVLIADEPTGNLDPDTSWEIMHILEEINERGTTVVMATHNRDIVNNMRKRVIAIDGGRISRDEVRGGYGYES is encoded by the coding sequence TTGATCGAAATGCAAGATGTTTGGAAGACGTATCCAAACGGTGTCATGGCGATAAACGGGATCTCTATATATATAAAAAAGGGAGAGTTTGTTTACGTGGTGGGGACAAGCGGCGCGGGTAAATCAACCTTTATCAAAATGATGTATCGCGAAGAAAAACCAACTCGCGGTATCATTACGATTGATGGGACGAAGCTTGCGACGATGAAGGAAAAAAATATTCCATACTTACGCCGTAAGATCGGAGTCGTTTTCCAAGACTTTAAGCTATTACCTTCATTAACAGTTTACGAGAATGTTGCGTTTGCGTTAGAGGTAATCGAAGAGAAAAGCGCGAATATTAAAAAGCGAGTAATGAATGTGCTAGATATCGTTCGCCTCAAAAATAAAGCACGCTTTATGCCACATGAGCTATCAGGTGGAGAACAGCAGCGTGTTGCTATTGCGCGGGCAATCGTAAATAATCCTAGCGTTCTTATTGCTGATGAGCCTACGGGTAACCTTGATCCAGATACATCGTGGGAGATTATGCATATTCTTGAAGAGATCAATGAGCGTGGTACAACAGTCGTGATGGCCACGCACAATCGTGACATCGTCAACAATATGCGTAAGCGAGTTATTGCAATCGATGGCGGTCGCATTTCCCGAGACGAAGTTCGGGGAGGGTATGGCTATGAAAGCTAG
- a CDS encoding c-type cytochrome has product MKKVIGIVFASSLLLAACGGGDNNAPANDPANDGMNNNGANMEENMNNEAANEGGEYDLANGEELYVGNCASCHGGELEGGAGPALEGYDFDAVLAAIQNGPGGMPADLVTGSDAEDVAAWVSEQ; this is encoded by the coding sequence ATGAAAAAGGTAATCGGAATCGTGTTTGCAAGCTCGCTATTATTAGCAGCGTGTGGAGGCGGCGACAACAACGCACCCGCTAATGATCCAGCAAACGACGGGATGAACAACAATGGTGCTAACATGGAAGAGAACATGAACAATGAGGCAGCTAACGAAGGCGGCGAGTATGATCTTGCTAACGGCGAAGAACTTTATGTCGGTAACTGTGCATCTTGTCACGGTGGCGAGCTTGAAGGTGGAGCTGGTCCAGCTTTAGAAGGCTACGACTTTGACGCTGTTTTAGCAGCAATTCAAAATGGTCCTGGTGGCATGCCAGCAGACCTAGTTACAGGATCTGACGCTGAGGATGTTGCAGCTTGGGTATCTGAGCAATAA
- a CDS encoding YitT family protein — translation MKKQARRRNKAEVHTPVRRVLLDFITVLAGSAIVALVFNTFLLPNQIASGGVSGISTLFVTLFGFEPAFTQWAFNIPLFVAGILLLGGSLRGSILYGSKTLAGTLFLPFIVYVTRDVPPATTDPLLAAIVGGVGVGVGLGFVFRSNSSTGGTDLAAQIINKYAGLSLGACVFVIDGLVVVSSAFIFGLEFALYALIALFTTGKTIDIVQVGFGYSKMVIIISKYEEEVKQGLLTKVDRGVTKLAGFGGYTNHDQPVLMCVVGRNEVTKLKQLVQTIDPHAFVIVSDTSEVLGEGFKAK, via the coding sequence ATGAAAAAGCAAGCTAGAAGAAGGAACAAAGCGGAGGTACATACACCAGTTCGTCGCGTCCTTCTAGATTTTATAACAGTTTTAGCAGGGTCTGCGATCGTTGCCCTTGTTTTTAATACGTTTTTACTTCCCAACCAGATTGCATCCGGCGGTGTCTCCGGTATTTCTACCTTGTTTGTTACCTTGTTCGGATTTGAGCCAGCCTTTACGCAGTGGGCCTTTAATATTCCTTTATTTGTAGCTGGTATCTTACTACTCGGTGGTAGCTTGAGGGGTAGTATCCTTTATGGGTCGAAGACCCTTGCAGGGACATTGTTTCTTCCATTTATCGTCTATGTCACACGAGATGTGCCGCCGGCTACGACGGATCCGCTGTTGGCGGCGATTGTTGGTGGAGTGGGCGTTGGTGTTGGACTTGGATTTGTCTTCCGCTCGAATTCTTCAACAGGAGGAACAGACCTTGCCGCGCAGATTATTAACAAATATGCCGGATTATCATTAGGTGCCTGCGTCTTTGTTATTGATGGACTTGTCGTTGTATCTTCTGCATTTATATTTGGACTTGAATTCGCGCTATATGCGCTCATCGCGCTTTTCACAACCGGTAAAACGATTGATATTGTTCAAGTTGGCTTTGGGTATTCGAAGATGGTCATCATTATCTCCAAGTATGAGGAGGAGGTAAAGCAGGGGCTGCTTACGAAGGTGGATCGAGGAGTGACGAAGCTTGCAGGCTTCGGCGGCTATACAAATCATGACCAGCCAGTGTTGATGTGCGTCGTGGGGAGAAATGAGGTCACAAAATTGAAACAATTAGTACAAACCATTGACCCGCATGCATTTGTGATCGTAAGTGACACATCAGAGGTGCTCGGAGAAGGTTTCAAAGCGAAGTAA
- the prfB gene encoding peptide chain release factor 2 (programmed frameshift), with amino-acid sequence MEMAEIRQELEKISTLLDEFRGSLDLEEKETRIAELEDRMADPSFWNDQENAQKVINENNGLKAVVDTYRSLETRHADLDVSYELVKEEADDDLLEELVSGLKGVREELDKFELQLLLSGPYDPNNAILELHPGAGGTESQDWASMLLRMYTRFAEQRGFKVETLDYLPGDEAGVKSVTLKLSGHNAYGYMKAEKGVHRLVRISPFDSSGRRHTSFVSCDVMPELDENIEITVSTEDLRIDTYRASGAGGQHINTTDSAVRITHVPTNTVVSCQAERSQIKNREQAMKMLKAKLFQQEMDRQREEAEEIRGEQSDISWGSQIRSYVFHPYNMVKDHRTNVETGNTQAVMDGDLNPFVDAFLRSQVN; translated from the exons ATGGAAATGGCAGAAATTAGACAAGAGCTCGAAAAAATCTCTACGTTGTTAGATGAGTTTAGGGGGTCTCTT GACTTAGAGGAAAAGGAGACACGCATCGCCGAGCTAGAGGATCGCATGGCGGATCCGTCATTTTGGAACGACCAAGAGAATGCGCAAAAAGTGATTAATGAGAATAATGGGCTGAAGGCAGTCGTCGATACGTATCGCAGTTTAGAAACAAGGCATGCGGATTTAGATGTATCCTATGAGCTTGTGAAAGAAGAGGCCGATGATGATCTGTTAGAGGAGCTTGTAAGTGGCTTAAAGGGCGTACGTGAAGAGCTCGATAAGTTTGAGCTTCAGCTACTGTTAAGTGGTCCGTATGATCCGAATAATGCTATTTTAGAATTGCATCCAGGCGCGGGCGGAACTGAGTCGCAGGACTGGGCGTCGATGCTGCTACGTATGTATACGCGCTTTGCTGAGCAGCGTGGCTTTAAGGTAGAGACACTTGATTATCTACCAGGTGACGAGGCTGGCGTAAAGAGTGTGACGTTAAAGCTATCCGGGCATAATGCTTACGGCTATATGAAGGCAGAAAAAGGAGTACACCGTCTCGTACGTATTTCGCCGTTTGACTCGTCAGGTCGCCGTCATACGTCTTTCGTATCCTGTGATGTCATGCCGGAGCTTGACGAAAATATTGAGATCACGGTTTCTACAGAGGATTTACGAATTGATACGTACCGCGCAAGTGGAGCGGGCGGACAGCACATTAACACGACCGACTCGGCTGTTCGTATCACACACGTACCAACGAATACAGTGGTAAGCTGTCAGGCCGAGCGCTCGCAGATTAAAAACCGCGAGCAGGCGATGAAGATGCTGAAGGCGAAGCTTTTCCAGCAGGAGATGGATCGTCAGCGCGAGGAAGCAGAAGAAATTCGTGGCGAGCAGTCGGATATTAGCTGGGGTAGCCAAATCCGTTCGTACGTGTTCCATCCATATAATATGGTAAAGGATCATCGTACGAATGTGGAAACTGGGAACACGCAGGCAGTGATGGACGGGGATTTGAATCCGTTTGTGGATGCGTTCTTGCGTTCGCAGGTTAATTAA